In the genome of Aspergillus luchuensis IFO 4308 DNA, chromosome 2, nearly complete sequence, one region contains:
- a CDS encoding uncharacterized protein (COG:S;~EggNog:ENOG410PW3F;~InterPro:IPR036864,IPR001138;~PFAM:PF00172;~go_function: GO:0000981 - DNA-binding transcription factor activity, RNA polymerase II-specific [Evidence IEA];~go_function: GO:0008270 - zinc ion binding [Evidence IEA];~go_process: GO:0006355 - regulation of transcription, DNA-templated [Evidence IEA]) codes for MSSPISAIKRRACVACTTAKAKCTPQAANLCQRCARLGKSCTYLDLPQTKRKQRQKAAPSRVELLEKKVDQLLSQLATLTQQQNGQTLSPDTSTNDSLPTNSNINGGDLHTSSHDSSSQGNSTDTDIAALLDAAKDPSHGPNPPTSSVLAGQPSLVDRGLLSPAEAERMLTVFKADFAAKFPFVLIPHGETAARLRVREPFLFLCVVAATMGSAHPQRKIVAEEIMNHVTSRIVARSERNLELLRGLLVHCAWYTYPAEKYHPRLLLLIQLCVAIVHDLRLHRRSGLGVDEQRALLGTYWLSVGFYGTLGRPSTMKNDSQIDECVKSLASSSTTTTTTEYTSDRWIAPFIHLQSFMATIDEVYASMQASGGSALVQVTRGSLQRQFDNIRTSIEKDLPSCPPLTATALTTELKYTEMRLEDPSLREDLWTTDPATTTIRTTMLMTLIQRSKELIQIVTNLPVSETPQLTVITNARICAAVGYIPTAVLALLNLIRSTSSSSSSSTPNQDQIQSQIQSIITTADYPTLVTSLATALETKLQHGNGVRMSATDKEMDVVGSLCSKMRLLARCYPYQVRGAVVVGRDTLRVEDNNTSLLLSTATTSTDHQLDVSRGEVDGDGEMVPQDWMMPDIDSNNSIYGDVDGMLNVDDVQWDALLRDFTSGFG; via the exons ATGAGCTCCCCAATCTCTGCAATCAAAAGGAGAGCATGCGTGGCGtgcaccaccgccaaggCGAAGTGTACGCCACAGGCTGCCAACCTGTGCCAGCGGTGCGCTCGTCTAGGCAAGTCGTGCACGTACCTTGACCTTCCGCAGACAAAGCGTAAGCAGAGACAGAAGGCTGCACCGAG CCGTGTAGAGCTCTTAGAGAAGAAAGTCGACCAGCTCTTGTCCCAGCTGGCTACCTTGACGCAACAGCAGAACGGACAGACCTTATCGCCTGATACCTCGACTAATGATAGTCTACCGACTAACAGTAACATCAACGGAGGAGACCTGCACACATCTTCTCAtgattcctcctcccaagGGAATTCAACGGACACAGATATAGCCGCGCTGCTAGACGCAGCTAAAGACCCGTCCCATGGCCCCAACCCACCGACCAGCTCTGTCCTCGCGGGCCAGCCATCACTCGTAGACCGAGGGCTCTTGAGTCCAGCTGAGGCCGAGCGTATGCTCACGGTCTTCAAAGCTGACTTTGCTGCCAAATTTCCGTTTGTTTTGATCCCGCACGGCGAGACAGCCGCTCGCCTCAGAGTCCGAGAGCCGTTTCTATTTCTGTGTGTTGTCGCCGCGACGATGGGCAGTGCGCATCCTCAGCGCAAGATCGTCGCTGAGGAGATTATGAACCATGTTACCTCGAGAATTGTAGCACGATCTGAGAGAAATCTCGAGTTGCTTCGTGGGTTGTTGGTTCATTGTGCGTGGTATACGTATCCTGCTGAGAAGTATCACCCaaggctgttgctgttgattCAGCTTTGTGTTGCGATTGTGCATGATTTGAGGTTGCATAGGAGGAGTGGGCTAGGTGTGGATGAGCAGAGGGCGCTGTTGGGGACGTATTGGTTGTCTGTTGG GTTCTATGGCACACTCGGCAGACCTAGCACCATGAAAAATGATAGTCAAATTGACGAGTGCGTCAAGAGtctagcatcatcatctactaccaccaccaccaccgagtATACATCAGATCGCTGGATCGCaccattcatccatctaCAATCATTCATGGCAACCATAGACGAAGTCTACGCTTCGATGCAAGCATCCGGCGGAAGTGCCCTCGTGCAAGTCACGCGCGGTTCTCTACAGCGACAATTCGACAACATACGGACATCTATAGAGAAAGATCTCCCAAGCTGCCCTCCACTAACAG CAACGGCACTCACCACCGAACTCAAATACACCGAAATGCGTCTCGAGGACCCATCCCTCCGCGAAGACCTCTGGACCACAGACCCCGCCACCACGACCATCCGAACAACCATGCTAATGACCCTCATTCAACGAAGCAAGGAACTCATCCAAATAGTCACGAACCTCCCCGTATCAGAGACCCCCCAGTTAACCGTCATAACGAACGCCCGTATCTGCGCCGCAGTGGGATACATCCCCACTGCTGTTTTGGCACTTCTTAATCTTATCAGGagcacttcttcttcttcttcgtcctcaacACCGAACCAAGACCAAATCCAATCCCAAATCCAATCCATAATCACCACAGCAGACTACCCCACCCTCGTCACTTCGCTAGCCACAGCACTAGAAACCAAGCTCCAACATGGAAATGGAGTCCGAATGTCTGCTACAGACAAAGAGATGGACGTGGTAGGGAGTCTTTGTTCCAAGATGCGGTTGTTGGCGCGTTGTTATCCTTATCAGGTCAggggggcggtggtggtgggacgAGATACATTAAGGGTGGAGGATAATAATACGTCGTTGTTATTGTCCACGGCGACTACTAGTACGGATCATCAGCTGGATGTTAGTAGGGgtgaggttgatggtgatggtgagatGGTGCCTCAGGACTGGATGATGCCAGATATTGatagtaataatagtatctacGGCGATGTGGATGGTATGTTgaatgtggatgatgttCAGTGGGATGCGCTATTGAGGGATTTTACGTCGGGGTTTGGGTAG
- a CDS encoding TauD/TfdA dioxygenase family protein (COG:I;~EggNog:ENOG410PFDA;~InterPro:IPR003819;~PFAM:PF02668;~go_function: GO:0016491 - oxidoreductase activity [Evidence IEA];~go_process: GO:0055114 - oxidation-reduction process [Evidence IEA]) has protein sequence MPSAVESASPSTIRGGHEESRPRLSEPLQYSGSLDSYTQQDLTPVIGREYKGLQVADILKAENSDQIIKDLAVTISKRGVVFLRNQDVTPQQMREFGERLTVLAGCVSNPGDLRYCQWNNQLIFPSQPESSGLHVHPLTEEGSELGDQISVISSEKQKKGGGLTHQLSDTSRFASVGWHTDISFERVPSDYAMLKIHTLPETGGDTLWASGYEIYDRLSPEMAAFLEGLTATHDASFFHDEARRLGNPLRKGIRGSPLNQGEELKAVHPVVRTNPVTGWKSVYVNKGFTKRINGVTKDESDMLLQYLFNLVTQNHDAQVRFRWNKNDMAIWDNRSTWHCATYDYAEARAGDRVCSLGEAPYLDIQSKSRKQALAEAQA, from the exons ATGCCGTCAGCCGTCGAGAGTGCCTCACCCTCGACAATCCGCGGAGGACACGAGGAGTCCCGTCCACGGCTTTCAGAGCCCCTACAATACTCCGGATCGTTGGACTCATATACCCAGCAAGACTTGACTCCAGTCATTGGTAGAGAGTACAAAGGACTTCAGGTGGCCGATATACTCAAGGCGGAAAACTCCGACCAGATTATCAAAGACCTGGCGGTGACAA TTTCGAAAAGAGGCGTTGTTTTCCTTCGTAACCAGGATGTCACACCCCAGCAAATGAGAGAATTTGGCGAAAGGCTGACTGTTCTGGCTGGTTGCGTAAGTAATCCTGGCGATCTCCGGTATTGTCAGTGGAATAATCAGCTTATATTTCCCTCACAGCCCGAATCATCTGGCCTCCATGTTCACCCCTTGACGGAAGAAGGCAGCGAACTCGGTGATCAAATCAGTGTTATCAGCAGcgaaaagcagaagaaaggaggCGGTCTTACCCACCAGCTCAGCGATACGAGTCGCTTCGCCTCTGTAGGATGGCATACCGATATCAGTTTCGAGCGTGTACCTTCGGACTACGCCATGCTCAAGATTCACACTCTACCCGAAACCGGAGGAGACACTCTCTGGGCTTCGGGATACGAGATATACGACCGCCTGTCTCCTGAGATGGCTGCCTTCTTAGAGGGTCTGACAGCCACACACGATGCGAGCTTCTTCCATGACGAAGCACGCAGGCTGGGAAACCCCCTACGCAAGGGAATCCGAGGATCGCCACTTAATCAGGGTGAAGAACTTAAAGCAGTTCATCCTGTCGTTCGGACTAACC CTGTGACCGGTTGGAAGTCCGTGTATGTGAACAAGGGATTCACTAAACGGATTAATGGGGTAACCAAGGACGAGTCCGATATGCTGCTGCAATATCTCTTCAAT CTCGTCACACAAAACCACGACGCGCAGGTTCGCTTCAGGTGGAACAAGAATGACATGGCCATCTGGGATAACAGATCCACCTGGCATTGCGCCACTTATGACTACGCTGAAGCCCGGGCTGGTGACCGGGTCTGCAGTCTGGGTGAAGCTCCTTACTTAGACATCCAGTCCAAATCCAGGAAGCAGGCGTTGGCAGAGGCTCAAGCTTAA
- a CDS encoding putative pyridine nucleotide-disulfide oxidoreductase AMID-like (COG:O;~EggNog:ENOG410PM7I;~InterPro:IPR023753,IPR036188;~PFAM:PF07992,PF00070;~go_function: GO:0016491 - oxidoreductase activity [Evidence IEA];~go_process: GO:0055114 - oxidation-reduction process [Evidence IEA]) — translation MPSATSIASFTRQFRVLVVGGSYGGLTAALTLLDLSRGRVARFNSTPDAQPPHRQLPIQITVVDERDGFYHLIGTPRALASENYASKTWTKFEDIPALRSPDIRFLRGSVNSVDCQSKVARILDAHTKETRKEKYDFLIASSGLRRVFPTVPQSLRRDEFVEEAKKHVDDIHNAQDGIVVIGGGAVGVEMATELRLLHPNRKVTLIHSRDRVLSAEPLPAEFLERVGSILREAGVKLIFGQRVLDITAIETEGERRLWKLELADGRTIYAGHVMNAVSKSVPTTSYLPEEALTEEGYVKIRASTQFPKNLPNADSHFAVGDMVSWSGIKRCGAAMHMGYHAAVNAHQLMLSEDSNHKPEFIKLQEVPPVMALSMGKTAVTYTPDSGTKDGEDVHDVMFGEDMGYSSK, via the exons ATGCCGTCTGCTACAAGCATCGCATCTTTCACGCGACAGTTCCGCGTCTTGGTCGTCGGGGGCTCATACGGTGGCTTGACCGCAGCCCTGACGTTGCTTGACCTATCTCGCGGTCGAGTAGCCCGTTTCAACTCGACTCCAGATGCGCAGCCGCCGCACAGACAGCTTCCCATCCAAATAACTGTCGTGGATGAACGTGACGGGTTCT ATCACTTAATTGGAACTCCTAGAGCCTTGGCATCTGAAAATTATGCATCGAAGACCTGGACAAAGTTCGAGGACATTCCGGCCTTGAGGTCCCCGGACATTCGATTCCTGCGCGGTAGTGTGAACTCCGTTGACTGCCAAAGCAAAGTGGCCCGTATCCTTGACGCCCACACCAAAGAAACACGAAAGGAGAAATACGACTTCCTGATTGCTAGTTCAGGACTGCGACGTGTCTTCCCAACCGTCCCCCAGTCTCTTCGCAGGGATGAgtttgtggaggaagccaagaagcaCGTAGATGACATCCACAATGCCCAGGATGGAATTGTGGTTATCGGAGGGG GCGCCGTTGGTGTTGAAATGGCAACTGAGCtcagacttcttcatcccaaCCGCAAGGTCACGTTGATCCACTCTCGTGATCGTGTACTCTCAGCAGAACCTTTGCCGGCTGAATTCCTGGAGCGTGTGGGATCCATTCTGCGTGAAGCAGGCGTGAAGCTCATTTTTGGACAACGAGTGCTCGACATCACAGCCATCGAGACCGAGGGAGAGCGACGGCTCTGGAAACTTGAGCTGGCTGATGGAAGGACTATCTATGCAGGCCATGTCATGAACGCCGTTTCCAAATCTGTTCCCACAACGTCGTACCTACCAGAAGAGGCCCTCACTGAGGAAGGCTACGTCAAGATCCGAGCATC CACGCAATTCCCCAAGAACCTTCCGAACGCCGATTCCCATTTTGCTGTCGGTGATATGGTGTCCTGGTCAGGAATCAAACGTTGCGGGGCTGCAATGCACATGGGCTATCACGCAGCCGTCAATGCCCATCAGCTCATGCTATCGGAGGATTCAAACCACAAACCCGAGTTTATCAAGCTTCAGGAGGTGCCTCCCGTCATGGCGCTCTCCATGGGCAAGACAGCCGTCACATATACTCCGGATTCGGGAAcgaaggatggagaagatgtcCATGACGTTATGTTCGGCGAGGATATGGGTTATAGCAGTAAGTGA
- a CDS encoding putative MFS transporter (COG:G;~EggNog:ENOG410QDIK;~InterPro:IPR020846,IPR011701,IPR036259;~PFAM:PF07690;~TransMembrane:12 (i67-86o116-134i141-160o172-191i203-223o235-256i316-338o350-368i380-400o406-429i441-461o467-489i);~go_function: GO:0022857 - transmembrane transporter activity [Evidence IEA];~go_process: GO:0055085 - transmembrane transport [Evidence IEA]) yields MPDDIEQGYNKGTIKAHDVLEDSQSSKASIQVGKEHLAGVTPPHESFEGYHRFDPTATWTPQEERKLVFKTDLMLLSWICFMFFGLQLDRGNLSNALTDHFLADLNMTTNDYNNGTTIQLVCFLAAEFPVQLLIKRFGFKRVLPVMMLAWSLVSWTQAWMTSRASFYVTRALIGAFEGGFIPGTILFATYFYKTKELSVRLAFFWSTLNVARIVSSLLAAGILQMRGVEGKSGWFWLFLIDGLLTFVIGLVSLFYLPSSPTNTKSVLFPRPWYSEREEVIMINRLLRDDPSKGLTHINERATLHDIFEAWKDPSMWGLYFIGLVAYIPQSPVQSYLSLTLTRLGFDTFDANMLSIPSAALQIILMLAVSKSSDIFGERTFHCFFGEFWSLPLLAALVALPNYGYNWARFAVSTMISGYPYFHPIVSAWISENTFDVKKRAITAATYNVIVQIGSIISSQIYRTSDSPYYYTGNKVLIALCVLSLAVFVAQREFLRHLNRQKERKWQAMSPEERVLYQSDREEREKEGNKRLDFRFKY; encoded by the exons ATGCCCGACGACATCGAGCAGGGCTACAACAAGGGCACCATCAAAGCCCACGATGTACTCGAAGACTCCCAATCATCCAAAGCCTCAATCCAAGTAGGAAAGGAGCATCTCGCAGGCGTCACTCCACCCCACGAATCCTTCGAAGGATATCACCGCTTCgatccaacagcaacatgGACACCccaagaagagaggaaactCGTCTTTAAAACAGACTTGATGCTTCTAAGCTGGATATGCTTTATG TTCTTCGGCCTCCAACTCGACCGCGGCAATCTCTCCAACGCGCTCACAGATCACTTCCTAGCAGATCTGAACATGACCACTAACGACTACAACAAC GGAACAACAATCCAACTCGTCTGCTTCCTAGCCGCAGAATTCCCCGTCCAGCTTCTAATCAAGCGATTCGGCTTCAAGCGCGTCCTGCCTGTCATGATGCTCGCTTGGAGTTTGGTTTCCTGGACGCAGGCGTGGATGACCAGCCGGGCATCGTTCTACGTGACGAGAGCGCTTATTGGTGCGTTCGAGGGAGGGTTTATCCCGGGTACGATTCTCTTCGCGACTTATTTCTATAAGACGAAGGAGTTGTCGGTGAGATTGGCCTTTTTTTGGTCGACTTTGAAT GTTGCTCGCATCGTTTCCTCCCTGCTGGCTGCTGGTATTCTGCAGATGCGCGGCGTCGAGGGTAAGTCGGGCTGGTTCTGGCTGTTCTTGATTGATGGGTTGCTTACGTTTGTTATTGGGTTGGTT AGTCTCTTCTACCTTCCCAGTTCCCCAACGAATACCAAGAGTGTCTTGTTCCCCCGGCCGTGGTATTCTGAGCGCGAAGAGGTGATCATGATTAAC CGCCTCCTGCGCGATGACCCCTCCAAAGGCCTAACGCATATCAACGAGCGCGCCACACTACACGACATCTTTGAAGCATGGAAAGACCCCTCAATGTGGGGGCTCTACTTCATCGGCCTAGTAGCCTACATTCCTCAAAGTCCCGTGCAATCCTACCTCTCGCTCACCCTGACTCGTCTCGGCTTTGACACCTTCGACGCAAACATGCTGTCGATCCCGTCCGCCGCGCTACAAATCATTCTCATGCTTGCCGTTTCCAAAAGCAGTGATATCTTTGGCGAGCGGACGTTCCATTGCTTCTTCGGTGAGTTTTGGTCTCTGCCGCTGCTGGCGGCTTTGGTTGCGCTGCCGAATTATGGATATAACTGGGCGCGGTTTGCCGTTTCCACGATGATTTCCGGGTATCCGTATTTTCATCCGATTGTGTCGGCCTGGATTTCAGAAAATACGTTTGATGTGAAGAAGAGAGCGATTACGGCGGCCACGTATAATGTGATTGTGCAGATTGGGTCGATCATTTCTTCTC AGATTTATCGGACGAGTGATTCGCCGTATTATTACACTGGTAATAAGGTGCTGATTGCTCTGTGCGTGCTCTCGTTGGCAGTGTTTGTCGCCCAACGTGAATTCTTGCGGCATCTGAACAGACaaaaggagagaaaatgGCAAGCCATGTCTCCCGAGGAGCGGGTTTTGTACCAATCTGACAGGGAAGAacgagaaaaggaaggaaataaGCGGCTAGACTTCCGCTTCAAGTACTGA
- a CDS encoding SDR family oxidoreductase (COG:Q;~EggNog:ENOG410PW49;~InterPro:IPR036291,IPR002347;~PFAM:PF08659,PF00106,PF13561;~go_process: GO:0055114 - oxidation-reduction process [Evidence IEA]), translating to MSSYAITGASKGIGREFVRQLAADSTNTVLAIVRNPKSADISDLASKHSNVHIIKGDVTDPKSILEAAAAAAAITDGKLDVLIHNSNAVDKDSMASTPSQLPFDAQAIQNIFSPSLNTAIYGGIWATNAFLPLIEKGAQKKIVHISSGMADVDLINKAGVSSGVAYSIAKAGLNVTVAKYAAELAPRGIKVLALSPGWVDTWDGEKPAEVVYANELLLKMFQLVEPELKGQIQPEESVKKCLQVIENLNAGSSGSFVSHNGDRSRWF from the exons ATGTCCTCATACGCCATCACTGGAGCCTCCAAAGGCATTGGCCGCGAATTCGTGCGCCAACTCGCCGCAGACTCAACCAATACAGTGCTGGCAATTGTGCGAAACCCTAAATCAGCCGACATTTCAGATCTCGCCTCCAAGCACTCCAATGTGCACATCATCAAAGGCGATGTCACGGACCCAAAATCCATTCTGGAGGcggccgcagccgcagccgcgaTCACCGACGGCAAGCTCGACGTGCTCATCCACAACTCCAATGCCGTTGACAAGGATAGCATGGCATCTACCCCGAGCCAATTGCCATTCGATGCTCAAGCGATTCAGAATATATTCAGCCCGTCGCTCAACACAGCTATCTACGGCGGTATATGGGCGACGAacgctttccttcctctgaTCGAGAAGGGAGCGCAGAAGAAAATCGTTCACATCTCTAGCGGCATGGCAGATGTAGACCTTATCAATAAGGCTGGTGTTAGTAGCGGTGTTGCATATTCTATTGCAAAAGCTGGATTGAATGTCACGGTTGCGAAGTATGCGGCGGAACTTGCGCCTAGAGGGATTAAGGTGTTGGCTTTGAGCCCCGGTTGGGTTGACACATGGGATG GGGAGAAACCCGCTGAAGTAGTATACGCCAATGAGCTCCTGCTGAAGATGTTTCAGCTAGTTGAGCCTGAGCTCAAGGGGCAGATCCAGCCCGAGGAGAGTGTTAAGAAGTGTCTCCAGGTGATTGAAAACTTGAATGCTGGGTCTAGCGGGTCGTTCGTAAGTCATAATGGGGATAGGTCAAGGTGGTTTTGA
- a CDS encoding Zn(II)2Cys6 transcription factor (COG:K;~EggNog:ENOG410PMFV;~InterPro:IPR036864,IPR007219,IPR001138;~PFAM:PF00172,PF04082;~go_function: GO:0000981 - DNA-binding transcription factor activity, RNA polymerase II-specific [Evidence IEA];~go_function: GO:0003677 - DNA binding [Evidence IEA];~go_function: GO:0008270 - zinc ion binding [Evidence IEA];~go_process: GO:0006351 - transcription, DNA-templated [Evidence IEA];~go_process: GO:0006355 - regulation of transcription, DNA-templated [Evidence IEA]) — translation MSSRASITKKACDGCKIRKIRCGGGQPCRSCFNARIKCTYIRVQQPRGPQKLRATTKYLIDQAQRGIEVHDALPSIPESGEILETDHASTPVQRECGAKSERSRIPTNVLASPLYIYHVRMYPVWPIVDVESVMSSLQQDVEENDHETYALATAVAAATIAQLRLGQSSLPDKSVTAETFAAECMKARRSCDYRSRLNLNNVRTAFFLHVYFENHQSGASESLLYLREAITLAQMMCLHREVSYAGLPSEEQQMRRRVLWLLFVTERGVCILHKLPVVLRTDISTPELDANDEPQVLPAFLKLLNLFRLFEQSNMFDIIEDDKGGFEPLSSEVPNLDSRFLRLLQDNLQDGSALLDHISDVQKADLCVTRHWMRMILWKFSSKKSAHGSSTHWPTSPSFPILVAKELLNIVSQLPRAAIEAHGLGMELKLYEIASSLADAVIDLAMLPRAPSWDNESRPSSNLARLHSILSTFRGGGNKELAELLYRKMADAQARSGPALSPPIRELQPPVKSKMLPAATTTSASSGEDLTHKRATTAMEAAGPIADDISPLNNWSTATEAQIPTMQPVGQGHIQDSLSLEHHAQSGYNGLQPLEDMLFPEFAESTFPTQLESSQSVYDPSFGNLLPYSLPLEDARSTPMSFASLSPALPSGSVEMLINDFISQIPEGQFTPELNFSSNDFPDAVLSGEGFLLS, via the exons ATGTCTTCCAGAGCAAGTATAACCAAGAAAGCATGCGACGGCTGTAAGATTCGAAAGATTcgctgtggtggtggtcagccATGTCGGTCCTGCTTCAATGCACGCATCAAGTGTACCTACATCCGGGTCCAGCAACCTCGCGGTCCTCAGAAGCTGCGCGCAACTACCAAGTACCTTATAGACCAAGCTCAACGCGGTATCGAGGTGCATGATGCTCTACCATCAATCCCCGAGAGCGGGGAGATTCTGGAGACCGATCACGCCTCGACACCGGTCCAGCGAGAATGTGGTGCAAAATCGGAAAG ATCTCGCATACCCACCAATGTTCTTGCATCCCCGCTTTATATATACCACGTGCGAATGTATCCAGTCTGGCCGATCGTCGATGTCGAAAGTGTCATGTCCAGTTTGCAacaggatgttgaggagaaTGACCACGAGACATATGCATTGGCAACTGCTGTGGCAGCGGCAACGATCGCTCAGTTAAGGCTAGGGCAAAGTTCTCTCCCTGACAAGTCGGTGACTGCGGAAACATTTGCAGCGGAGTGCATGAAGGCCCGCAGATCCTGCGATTACCGATCAAGGCTCAACTTGAATAATGTCCGGAcggccttcttccttcatgtATACTTCGAGAACCACCAATCGGGCGCCAGCGAATCACTGTTGTACTTGAGGGAGGCTATCACACTCGCCCAGATGATGTGCCTGCATCGAGAAGTCTCGTACGCTGGCCTTCCATCGGAAGAGCAACAAATGCGTCGCCGTGTGCTATGGCTGTTGTTTGTCACCGAACG CGGCGTCTGCATACTTCACAAACTTCCCGTAGTCTTGAGAACAGATATCTCAACCCCAGAGCTTGATGCGAATGATGAGCCCCAGGTTCTGCCGGCCTTCCTGAAACTGCTCAATCTGTTCCGACTGTTCGAACAGTCAAACATGTTTGACATCATCGAGGATGATAAGGGAGGCTTTGAGCCACTGTCCAGCGAAGTTCCTAACCTAGACAGCCGTTTTCTCAGGCTACTGCAAGATAATTTGCAGGACGGATCAGCTTTGTTGGACCATATTTCAGACGTACAGAAGGCAGACCTTTGCGTTACCAGACATTGGATGCGCATGATCTTGTGGAAATTCTCGTCCAAAAAAAGCGCTCATGGATCTTCTACTCATTGGCCCACTTCTCCATCCTTTCCAATCTTGGTCGCAAAGGAGCTATTGAACATAGTATCGCAACTACCACGAGCGGCCATCGAAGCCCATGGGCTCGGTATG GAGTTGAAACTCTATGAAATTGCCAGCTCACTCGCCGATGCCGTAATAGACCTCGCAATGTTGCCACGGGCGCCTTCTTGGGATAACGAAAGCCGCCCCAGCAGTAATTTAGCCCGCTTAcactccatcctctccactttCAGAGGTGGGGGAAACAAGGAGCTAGCTGAGTTACTGTATAGAAAGATGGCAGATGCTCAGGCTAGAAGCGGCCCTGCTTTATCACCTCCAATAAGAGAACTACAACCACCAGTCAAAAGTAAAATGCTACCTGCAGCTACCACAACTTCTGCGTCAAGTGGAGAGGACCTAACACATAAACGGGCTACTACTGCAATGGAAGCTGCAGGTCCCATAGCTGACGACATCAGCCCGCTCAATAATTGGTCTACTGCCACCGAGGCTCAGATCCCTACAATGCAGCCTGTGGGCCAAGGGCATATACAAGATAGTCTTAGTCTCGAGCACCATGCGCAGAGTGGGTACAACGGTCTTCAGCCACTGGAAGACATGCTATTCCCCGAGTTTGCGGAGTCAACATTTCCTACGCAACTTGAGTCTTCTCAAAGCGTCTATGACCCCTCTTTTGGCAACTTGCTACCATACTCGCTACCTCTGGAGGATGCGAGAAGTACACCCATGAGTTTCGCCTCACTGTCGCCTGCTTTACCCTCTGGCTCCGTTGAAATGCTGATAAACGACTTTATTTCGCAAATTCCGGAGGGTCAGTTCACACCTGAACTCAACTTTTCAAGCAATGACTTTCCAGATGCAGTCTTGTCCGGCGAAGGATTTCTGCTTTCTTAA